Part of the Corynebacterium canis genome is shown below.
CCACGATCGTATCCACCTGGTGAGCGAACTGGTTCCGGGCCAGCAGCCTTCCACCAAGGCCGCCCGCAAGTTCATCGAGCGCCTGACCGATCGCAAGTCTGTGCTGGTTGTTCTTGGCCGCGAGGATCTTACCGCTCGTCGCAGCGTTAACAACCTGCCTAACGTTCACGTGTTGGTCGCCGATCAGCTGAACACCTACGACGTCCTGAAGGCCGACGACGTTGTGTTCTCCGTTGAGGCGCTCAATGCCTTCGTTAACCGCGTCACTGGCGCGGACAAGGAGGAGAAGTAATGAGCACCGTCGCAGATCCCCGTGACATCATCTTGGCTCCCGTAGTGTCTGAAAAGTCCTACAACCTGATGGAGCAGAACGTGTACACGTTCTTCGTGGATCCGGATGCAAACAAGACCGCCATTAAGATCGCCATCGAGCAGATCTTCGGCGTAAAGGTCGCGTCCGTGAATACCGCCAACCGTCAGGGCAAGCGCAAGCGCACTCGCTATGGCTACGGGCAGCGCAAGTCCACCAAGCGTGCCATCGTGACTCTTCGCGAAGGTTCCATCGACATCTTCGGCGGTTCGGCCGCGTAACCCGCGAGTCGACAAGTAAGGACGTAAAACATGGCTATTCGTAAGTACAAGCCGACTACGCCGGGTCGCCGCCAGAGCTCCGTTTCCGGATTCGACGAGATTACCCGTTCGACCCCGGAGAAGTCTCTGCTGCGCCCGCTGCACAAGACCGGTGGCCGTAACGTTCACGGCCACATCACCACCCGCCACAAGGGTGGTGGACACAAGCGCCAGTACCGCGTTATCGACTTCCGCCGCAACGACAAAGACGGCATCCCGGCAAAGGTCGCTCACATCGAGTACGACCCGAACCGCACCGCCAATATCGCGTTGCTGCACTACGTCGATGGCGAAAAGCGCTATATCATTGCCCCCAAGGGCCTGAAGCAAGGCACCATGGTTGAGTCTGGCCCCAAC
Proteins encoded:
- the rplW gene encoding 50S ribosomal protein L23, coding for MSTVADPRDIILAPVVSEKSYNLMEQNVYTFFVDPDANKTAIKIAIEQIFGVKVASVNTANRQGKRKRTRYGYGQRKSTKRAIVTLREGSIDIFGGSAA